From Sphingopyxis sp. USTB-05, the proteins below share one genomic window:
- a CDS encoding TonB-dependent receptor, with amino-acid sequence MNRFSPDHRFKLLLGAALLLPTAPAFATETVAEAGASADGAEAGADEGAAGAAVAAASAAAYDGAEIIVSARRRDESAQDVPIALSVVGASQLEQTGNYTLTQIQQIVPSLQVFSFNPRNTNINIRGLGSNVALTNDGLENGVGFYVDNVYFGRVGQSQFDLVDLQQIEVLRGPQGTLFGKNTTSGAINISSRKPSFDPEFSGEATVGDYGYYQLRASASGALVDDLLAVRLSGSVTERRGFLYNDTQNERAQDYSNWSVRGQLLFTPTADLEVRIIGDFARQKQNHVLNIFADYFGTYANGAAIPNSFAERAARFPGYSFPTIDPFARRGEADSHYQSNMDGYGVSGQVDWDVGAAKLTSITAYRWWDWNPANDGDSTSLPVIVKAQQANRQRQFSQELRLASDTDGPIDYVVGAYYFWQVIRGRGASAYGPAAALWNRPATSPIPLAAWEAALNGFEANSTSDPRTKSYALFGQLDWKFTDRLTLTAGLRYTHEKKSGSFTQIHVAGTNLATLPAGLAAQAAALRAQFNPVTSYSTGFKDNSVSGLATLSWQFSDDALAYATYSRGNKSGGLNLTNLPAGIDPDVAPEKVDSYELGIKSQWFDKAVTLNVAGYWTEISDYQTAITEQVPNTVNVRQYIANIPGVRSRGVEGDLSFAPSERASFYASVAYADTTYSDYRTAPQAPERLNEGGIQDLTGAQLPGVPKFTYTLGGDVSAPLGSLGGRDLSIYAHADYSHRSSFNTSSSDSIYADVPAYGIANARIGFKTDDGLFDLSLWARNLFDKDYFQTLSAQNTGIVTSLIGEPRTIGVTLRTKI; translated from the coding sequence ATGAACCGTTTCTCTCCTGATCATCGTTTCAAGCTTCTGCTCGGCGCCGCACTGCTGCTGCCGACGGCGCCGGCATTCGCCACCGAAACCGTCGCCGAGGCAGGCGCATCTGCCGACGGCGCGGAAGCAGGCGCCGACGAGGGGGCCGCGGGGGCTGCCGTCGCGGCCGCTTCAGCCGCCGCCTATGACGGCGCCGAAATCATCGTGTCGGCGCGCCGCCGCGACGAAAGCGCGCAGGATGTCCCGATCGCGCTTTCGGTCGTGGGCGCATCGCAGCTTGAACAGACAGGCAATTATACGCTGACCCAGATCCAGCAGATCGTCCCGAGCCTGCAGGTATTCAGCTTCAATCCGCGCAACACCAACATCAACATCCGCGGGCTCGGCAGCAATGTTGCGCTGACCAACGACGGGCTGGAGAATGGCGTCGGTTTCTATGTCGACAATGTCTATTTCGGGCGTGTCGGCCAGTCGCAGTTCGACCTTGTCGACCTGCAACAGATCGAGGTGCTGCGCGGGCCGCAGGGGACGCTGTTCGGCAAGAACACGACATCGGGCGCGATCAACATCAGCTCGCGCAAGCCAAGCTTCGACCCTGAATTTTCGGGCGAAGCCACCGTCGGCGACTATGGCTATTACCAGCTCCGCGCATCGGCATCGGGGGCGCTGGTCGACGATCTGCTTGCGGTGCGCCTCAGCGGTTCGGTGACCGAGCGGCGCGGTTTTCTGTACAATGACACGCAGAACGAACGCGCGCAGGACTATTCGAACTGGAGCGTCCGCGGGCAATTGCTGTTCACGCCGACCGCCGACCTCGAAGTCCGCATCATCGGCGACTTCGCGCGCCAGAAACAGAACCACGTCCTCAACATCTTCGCCGATTATTTCGGCACCTATGCCAATGGCGCCGCGATACCGAACAGCTTTGCCGAGCGGGCCGCGCGCTTCCCGGGCTATAGTTTTCCGACGATCGACCCCTTCGCGCGGCGCGGCGAGGCCGACAGCCATTATCAGTCGAACATGGACGGTTATGGCGTGTCGGGGCAGGTCGACTGGGACGTCGGCGCGGCGAAACTGACCTCGATCACCGCCTATCGCTGGTGGGACTGGAACCCCGCGAACGACGGCGATTCGACCTCGCTCCCGGTGATCGTCAAGGCGCAGCAGGCGAACCGCCAGCGACAGTTCAGCCAGGAACTCCGGTTGGCCTCCGACACCGACGGTCCGATCGACTATGTCGTCGGCGCTTATTATTTCTGGCAAGTCATCCGCGGCAGGGGCGCGAGCGCCTATGGCCCGGCGGCGGCGCTGTGGAACCGCCCCGCGACCTCGCCCATCCCGCTTGCCGCATGGGAAGCCGCGCTGAATGGCTTCGAGGCCAATTCGACCTCGGATCCGCGCACCAAAAGCTATGCGTTGTTCGGTCAGCTCGACTGGAAATTCACCGACCGGCTGACGCTGACCGCGGGGCTGCGCTACACGCACGAAAAGAAGAGCGGCTCGTTCACGCAAATCCATGTCGCGGGGACCAACCTCGCCACCCTTCCGGCGGGATTGGCGGCACAGGCGGCGGCGCTCCGTGCCCAGTTCAACCCCGTCACCAGCTACTCCACGGGGTTCAAGGACAACAGCGTGTCGGGGCTCGCGACCCTGTCCTGGCAATTCTCGGACGACGCGCTCGCCTATGCGACCTATTCGCGCGGTAACAAGTCGGGCGGGCTCAACCTCACCAACCTGCCCGCGGGGATCGATCCCGACGTCGCGCCCGAAAAGGTCGACAGCTACGAACTCGGGATCAAATCGCAATGGTTCGACAAGGCGGTGACGCTCAACGTCGCGGGCTATTGGACCGAGATCAGCGATTATCAGACCGCGATCACCGAACAGGTGCCGAACACGGTCAACGTCCGCCAATATATCGCCAATATCCCGGGTGTCCGCTCGCGCGGGGTCGAAGGTGATCTGAGTTTCGCGCCGTCGGAGCGTGCGAGCTTTTATGCTTCGGTCGCCTATGCCGACACGACGTACAGCGACTACCGCACCGCCCCGCAGGCGCCCGAGCGGCTGAACGAGGGAGGAATCCAGGACCTGACCGGCGCGCAGCTCCCCGGCGTTCCGAAGTTCACCTACACGCTCGGCGGGGATGTGTCGGCACCACTCGGCAGTCTCGGCGGACGCGACCTGTCGATCTATGCCCATGCCGATTATTCGCACCGCTCGTCATTCAACACCTCGTCGAGTGACAGCATCTACGCCGATGTTCCCGCTTACGGGATCGCGAATGCGCGCATCGGTTTCAAGACCGACGACGGATTGTTCGACCTGTCGCTCTGGGCGCGTAACCTGTTCGACAAGGATTATTTCCAGACTTTGTCGGCGCAGAACACCGGCATCGTGACCTCGCTGATCGGCGAGCCGCGCACGATCGGCGTGACGCTGCGGACGAAGATCTGA
- a CDS encoding TauD/TfdA family dioxygenase: MATQLNTPDLFETARSLGVSISPSTPTIGAEISGLDLDRPLSSEEADLLRAAWLRFKVIFFRDQNISHESHVRLGELFGDLEGHPVIPSVEGYPEILKIEGVEGVQLTAETLAPFQAYNKWHTDVTFRERPSIASILRARHLPPLGGDTMWADTVAAYAGLPQPVKDRIEGLQAEHDIVRSFGGRVTEEKRAQLARDFPPVRHPVVRSHPETGEKILYVNYTFTSRIIGVSEEESDSLLRLLFDRIKVPEYQVRFRWTPNAIGIWDNRSTQHYAVGDYWPEYRALERVTVSGDVVTS; this comes from the coding sequence ATGGCCACGCAGCTCAACACCCCCGACCTGTTCGAAACCGCGCGATCGCTCGGCGTGTCGATTTCGCCTTCGACCCCGACGATCGGCGCAGAGATCAGCGGGCTCGACCTCGACCGACCGCTCTCCTCCGAAGAGGCCGACCTGCTTCGCGCCGCGTGGCTGCGCTTCAAGGTCATCTTCTTTCGCGATCAGAATATCAGCCACGAAAGCCACGTCCGCCTTGGCGAATTGTTCGGCGATCTCGAAGGTCATCCGGTGATCCCCTCGGTCGAAGGCTATCCCGAAATCCTCAAGATCGAGGGCGTTGAGGGCGTCCAGCTCACCGCCGAGACGCTTGCACCCTTCCAGGCGTATAACAAATGGCACACCGACGTGACCTTCCGCGAGCGGCCTTCGATCGCGTCGATCCTGCGCGCGCGACACCTGCCGCCGCTTGGCGGCGATACGATGTGGGCCGACACCGTCGCCGCCTACGCCGGGCTGCCGCAGCCCGTGAAGGACCGCATCGAGGGACTCCAGGCCGAACATGACATCGTCCGCAGCTTTGGCGGCCGTGTCACCGAGGAAAAAAGGGCGCAACTCGCGCGCGATTTCCCGCCGGTGCGCCACCCGGTGGTGCGCTCGCACCCAGAAACGGGCGAGAAGATCCTCTACGTCAATTACACCTTCACCAGCCGCATCATCGGGGTGAGCGAGGAAGAGAGCGACAGCCTGCTCCGCCTGCTGTTCGACCGGATCAAGGTGCCCGAATATCAGGTGCGCTTCCGCTGGACCCCGAATGCGATCGGCATCTGGGACAATCGATCGACCCAGCATTATGCGGTCGGCGATTACTGGCCCGAATATCGCGCACTCGAACGTGTGACTGTCTCCGGCGATGTGGTAACATCATGA
- a CDS encoding YqiJ family protein: MFDQFLAPENIVFSSALLLMLLIGVVQAIGLAGDIDADMHGDTDGDIGFADTLLAWAGIGRVPFLMWLVIFLALFGALGLGLQQLMTALTGGPGTNLLMVPLTAVAALPVAGGAARLVARILPGLETTAIERDDLVGLYAEISIGTARVGHPARARVTDPHGQPHQIMVEPDSADQVFQTGESVLLVKREGDIFKGFTRGDFYLPRLD; this comes from the coding sequence ATGTTCGACCAGTTTCTTGCACCCGAAAATATCGTCTTCAGTTCGGCGCTTTTGCTGATGCTGTTGATAGGCGTCGTGCAGGCGATCGGGCTCGCGGGTGATATCGACGCCGACATGCACGGCGATACCGACGGCGACATCGGCTTTGCAGATACGCTACTCGCCTGGGCCGGGATTGGCCGCGTGCCGTTCCTGATGTGGCTGGTAATCTTTCTCGCACTCTTCGGTGCACTCGGGCTTGGGCTGCAACAACTGATGACCGCGCTAACCGGGGGACCGGGGACCAACCTGCTGATGGTACCCCTGACCGCCGTCGCTGCGCTCCCCGTCGCCGGCGGCGCGGCGCGCCTTGTCGCGCGCATTCTTCCCGGTCTCGAAACCACGGCGATCGAACGCGACGATTTGGTCGGGCTCTATGCCGAGATCAGCATCGGAACCGCCCGCGTCGGGCATCCTGCGCGCGCGCGCGTCACCGATCCACACGGACAGCCGCACCAGATCATGGTCGAGCCCGACAGCGCCGATCAGGTTTTCCAGACCGGCGAGAGCGTGCTGCTCGTAAAGCGCGAAGGCGATATATTCAAAGGCTTTACCCGAGGCGATTTCTATTTACCGCGGCTCGACTGA
- a CDS encoding TauD/TfdA family dioxygenase encodes MTDLHNSYANARDKSIDLDVTPVTGTIGAIVNGVQLSGDLPAATVQAIQAALVRHKVLFFRDQQHLTDQDHEDFAGLLGDPVAHPTVPVAEGSRYLLELDSKEGYAASSWHTDVTFVDAYPKASILRALTIPEAGGDTQWANGETAYEGLPEVLRQLVNNLWATHTNLYDYASILQSAPDGESAAKRIKEHRNVFASTVYETEHPVVRVHPVSGQRSLLLGHFVKQFVGLNAADSARLFQTLQDHITKPENVVRWRWREGDVAIWDNQATQHRATADFGLQRRTLRRATISGEVPVGIDGRRSRTVRKEKAVQYEPA; translated from the coding sequence ATGACGGACCTTCACAACAGCTATGCCAATGCCCGCGACAAGAGCATCGACCTCGACGTCACCCCCGTGACCGGCACGATCGGCGCGATCGTGAACGGCGTCCAGCTATCGGGCGACCTGCCCGCGGCGACGGTGCAGGCGATCCAGGCGGCGCTCGTGCGGCATAAGGTGCTCTTCTTCCGCGACCAGCAGCATCTGACCGATCAGGACCATGAGGATTTCGCAGGCCTGCTCGGCGATCCGGTCGCGCACCCGACGGTGCCGGTTGCCGAGGGATCGCGCTACCTGCTCGAACTCGACAGCAAGGAAGGCTATGCCGCGTCGAGCTGGCACACCGACGTGACCTTTGTCGATGCCTATCCCAAGGCATCGATCCTGCGCGCGCTGACGATCCCCGAAGCGGGCGGCGACACGCAATGGGCAAATGGCGAGACCGCGTATGAGGGGCTGCCCGAAGTGCTGCGTCAACTCGTCAACAATCTGTGGGCGACGCACACCAACCTCTATGATTACGCCTCTATCCTGCAATCGGCGCCCGACGGCGAAAGCGCGGCAAAGCGGATCAAGGAACATCGCAATGTCTTCGCCTCGACCGTTTATGAAACCGAGCATCCGGTTGTTCGCGTCCATCCGGTCAGCGGGCAGCGCAGTCTGTTGCTCGGCCACTTCGTCAAGCAGTTCGTCGGGCTGAACGCGGCCGACAGCGCGCGGCTGTTCCAGACGCTGCAGGATCATATCACCAAGCCCGAAAATGTCGTGCGCTGGCGCTGGCGCGAGGGTGACGTCGCCATCTGGGACAATCAGGCGACCCAGCACCGCGCGACTGCCGATTTCGGTTTGCAGCGCCGGACGCTCCGCCGCGCGACGATTTCGGGCGAGGTGCCGGTCGGCATCGACGGGCGCCGCAGCCGCACCGTCCGCAAGGAAAAGGCGGTTCAGTACGAACCCGCCTGA
- a CDS encoding RNA polymerase sigma factor: protein MRAFLSRAAGCDADDLAQEAFVRAWQRAGEYRGQGSYAAWIMGIGWRLFLDQRRTTRRRDALAAGEEGATATDPRPASDAAIDADRLLGALSPQERAALTLCFGHGWSHGEAATIMGLPLGTLKSLVLRGRAKAQKMIGEGTDA from the coding sequence TTGCGTGCCTTTCTGTCCCGCGCTGCCGGATGCGACGCCGACGATCTGGCGCAGGAAGCTTTCGTGCGCGCCTGGCAACGCGCGGGCGAATATCGGGGGCAGGGGAGCTACGCGGCCTGGATCATGGGGATCGGCTGGCGGCTATTCCTCGACCAACGGCGGACCACGCGGCGGCGCGATGCGTTGGCGGCGGGCGAGGAGGGGGCGACTGCGACCGACCCGCGCCCGGCGAGTGATGCGGCGATCGACGCCGACCGGCTGCTCGGGGCGTTGTCTCCACAGGAACGAGCCGCGCTCACCTTATGCTTTGGCCATGGCTGGTCGCACGGCGAGGCGGCCACGATCATGGGTTTGCCATTGGGGACGCTCAAATCGCTCGTCTTGCGCGGGCGCGCAAAGGCGCAGAAGATGATCGGCGAAGGAACGGACGCATGA
- a CDS encoding arylsulfatase, which yields MTHGSRFARFLLTALIGAAATIGPVQAKERRPNLLVIVADDLGYSDLGAFGGEIRTPNLDKLALNGIRLAGFHTAPTCSPTRSMLLSGTDNHRAGLGTMAEMIRPNQQGKPGYEGYLRSDVATLAERLGASGYRTLLSGKWHLGLTPEQDPHARGFERSFALLQGGHNHYGTDIKPEVSPGTRGIATYRENGKIVARLPSDFYSSDYFATRLIDFLGERPARGKSERPLFAYLAFTAPHWPLQAPAEDIARYKGRYDAGFDILRERRLARQRELGIFGPDVAAHTPRNRDGSWDSLTADQQRLAARNMEIYAAMVDRLDQNVGRVIETLRASGELDNTVIVFLADNGAEALDVETTGAQMLASSLKGADNSFANRGAASSYLTYGAGWAQAATAPSWLTKGYQSEGGTRAVAFISGAGIAARQSAETQYLSVADIAPTLLDLAGADAKATQVAGRVVRPITGRSWAAWLKNSGARVYGANDGVGAELFGSRAYRRGDWKLTDIGDGIWRLFDIARDPGETRDLSLAHPDRKAELAAAWDRYAQDVGVILPDAIPYRP from the coding sequence ATGACCCATGGTTCGCGTTTCGCCCGCTTCCTCCTTACCGCGCTGATCGGCGCTGCCGCGACTATCGGGCCGGTGCAGGCGAAGGAGCGACGTCCGAACCTGCTCGTCATCGTCGCCGACGATCTCGGCTACTCGGACCTTGGCGCGTTCGGGGGCGAGATACGTACGCCGAACCTCGACAAGCTGGCGCTGAACGGCATCCGGCTTGCCGGCTTCCATACCGCGCCGACCTGTTCGCCGACGCGTTCGATGCTGCTGTCCGGGACCGACAATCATCGCGCCGGACTCGGCACGATGGCGGAGATGATCCGCCCGAACCAGCAAGGCAAGCCGGGCTATGAGGGCTATTTGCGCAGCGATGTCGCGACGCTTGCCGAGCGGCTCGGCGCCAGCGGCTATCGCACTTTGTTGTCGGGGAAATGGCACCTCGGCCTGACGCCCGAGCAGGATCCGCACGCGCGCGGTTTCGAGCGCAGCTTTGCGTTGCTGCAGGGTGGGCACAATCATTATGGCACCGACATCAAGCCCGAAGTTAGCCCCGGGACGCGCGGGATCGCGACCTATCGCGAAAATGGCAAGATCGTCGCGCGTTTGCCGTCGGACTTTTATTCGAGCGACTATTTCGCGACCCGGCTGATCGACTTTCTCGGCGAGCGGCCAGCTAGGGGGAAAAGCGAGCGGCCGCTCTTCGCCTATCTCGCCTTCACCGCGCCGCACTGGCCGCTACAGGCGCCGGCCGAGGACATCGCGCGCTACAAGGGGCGCTATGATGCGGGCTTCGACATATTGCGCGAGCGGCGGCTGGCGCGGCAGCGCGAACTCGGCATATTTGGTCCCGACGTTGCCGCGCACACGCCGCGCAACCGCGACGGTAGCTGGGATAGCTTGACCGCCGATCAGCAGCGGCTCGCCGCGCGCAACATGGAAATCTATGCCGCGATGGTCGACCGGCTCGACCAGAATGTCGGGCGCGTGATCGAAACGCTGCGCGCGTCGGGCGAACTCGACAACACCGTCATCGTCTTTCTCGCCGACAATGGCGCCGAGGCGCTCGACGTCGAAACGACCGGGGCGCAGATGCTGGCGAGCTCGCTCAAGGGCGCCGACAACAGCTTTGCCAATCGCGGCGCTGCGTCCTCCTATCTGACCTATGGCGCGGGCTGGGCCCAGGCGGCGACCGCGCCGTCGTGGCTGACCAAGGGCTATCAGAGCGAAGGCGGCACGCGCGCGGTCGCGTTCATCAGCGGCGCGGGCATTGCGGCGCGACAGAGCGCCGAGACGCAATATCTCTCGGTCGCCGACATAGCGCCGACCCTGCTCGATCTTGCGGGCGCCGATGCCAAGGCGACGCAAGTCGCGGGGCGGGTCGTGCGTCCGATCACCGGCCGGTCGTGGGCTGCCTGGCTCAAGAATTCCGGTGCGCGGGTCTATGGCGCTAATGATGGCGTGGGTGCGGAGCTGTTCGGCTCGCGTGCCTATCGCCGCGGCGACTGGAAGCTCACCGACATCGGCGACGGCATCTGGCGGCTGTTCGACATCGCGCGCGATCCTGGCGAGACACGCGACCTGTCGCTGGCGCACCCTGATCGTAAGGCAGAGCTTGCTGCGGCGTGGGATCGTTATGCGCAGGATGTCGGCGTGATCCTGCCCGACGCCATTCCCTATCGGCCATAG
- a CDS encoding flotillin family protein, producing MIEIAIYAGIGLAALLILGLIVTRLYHRATKEIAFVRTGFRGERVIMNGGALVLPVLHETMPVNMNTVRLAVERKNVDALITLDRLRIDVKAEFYVRVRPDAGSIAMAAQTLGLRTMNPEALKDLVEGKFVDALRSVAAGMTMNQLHEQRADFVQKVQQVSSNDLSMNGLELESVSLTGLDQTSIEHFNANNAFDAEGLTKLTEQIELRKKARNDIEQDTRVQIETKNLEADKRSFEISRDNEFARLEQEREVEMRRAAQAAEIAREQAQRNQEADNARIQAKQLVDAKQIEADRAIEEARIAQEQAIELARQEQQILIQNKSREESQARGEADAARAIAVAAEEQVATARETEVAERSKRIELIEAAKEAERQAISVKVEAEAEKEAAVNRAAALRLEAEGQAEAEKLRAEAARIRFEVEAAGQRAINEAANLLSSNQISLQTKMALLKVLPEVVREAAKPMEAIDSIKIIQVDGINQSGGGASTNGANGDGGNLASNAVSAALAYRAQAPVIDSLMKELGFDGGSLDALVKGAAALDPVAQPAIAAAPRGRKPRSDAPLASEAEDSDA from the coding sequence ATGATTGAAATTGCTATTTACGCCGGCATCGGGCTTGCCGCGCTCCTGATATTGGGATTGATTGTCACGCGGCTTTATCATCGCGCGACCAAGGAAATTGCGTTTGTCCGCACCGGATTTCGCGGCGAGCGCGTGATCATGAACGGCGGCGCGCTCGTCCTCCCCGTGCTCCACGAAACGATGCCGGTGAACATGAACACCGTGCGGCTTGCGGTCGAGCGCAAGAATGTCGACGCGCTGATCACGCTCGACCGCCTGCGCATTGACGTGAAGGCCGAATTCTACGTGCGCGTCCGGCCTGACGCCGGCTCGATCGCGATGGCCGCGCAGACGCTGGGCCTCCGCACGATGAACCCCGAGGCGCTCAAGGATCTGGTCGAAGGCAAGTTCGTCGACGCGCTGCGTTCGGTCGCTGCGGGCATGACGATGAACCAACTTCACGAACAGCGCGCCGATTTCGTCCAAAAGGTGCAGCAGGTCAGCTCGAACGACCTGTCGATGAACGGTCTTGAACTCGAATCTGTGTCGCTGACCGGGCTCGATCAGACGTCGATCGAGCATTTCAACGCCAACAACGCCTTCGACGCCGAGGGTCTGACCAAGCTGACGGAGCAGATCGAGCTGCGCAAGAAGGCGCGCAACGACATCGAACAGGACACCCGCGTCCAGATCGAGACGAAGAATTTGGAGGCCGACAAGCGCAGCTTCGAAATTTCGCGCGACAACGAGTTCGCTCGTCTCGAACAGGAACGCGAGGTCGAGATGCGCCGCGCGGCGCAGGCGGCCGAAATTGCGCGCGAACAGGCGCAGCGCAATCAAGAGGCCGACAATGCGCGCATTCAGGCGAAGCAACTCGTCGACGCCAAGCAGATCGAGGCGGACCGCGCGATCGAGGAAGCGCGCATCGCGCAGGAACAGGCCATCGAACTCGCCCGGCAGGAACAGCAGATCCTGATCCAGAACAAGAGCCGCGAGGAAAGTCAGGCGCGCGGCGAAGCCGACGCCGCGCGCGCCATCGCGGTTGCTGCTGAGGAACAGGTTGCCACCGCGCGCGAAACCGAGGTGGCCGAGCGTTCGAAGCGCATCGAATTGATTGAGGCCGCCAAGGAAGCCGAACGGCAGGCGATTTCGGTCAAGGTCGAGGCCGAGGCCGAAAAGGAAGCTGCAGTGAACCGTGCCGCGGCTCTCCGCCTCGAAGCCGAAGGCCAGGCCGAAGCCGAAAAGCTGCGCGCCGAGGCCGCGCGCATCCGTTTCGAGGTCGAGGCCGCGGGCCAACGCGCAATCAACGAGGCGGCGAACCTTCTGTCGTCGAACCAGATTTCGCTCCAGACCAAGATGGCGCTGCTCAAGGTGCTGCCCGAGGTCGTGCGCGAAGCCGCGAAGCCGATGGAAGCGATCGATTCGATCAAGATCATCCAGGTCGACGGGATCAACCAGAGCGGCGGCGGTGCCTCGACCAACGGCGCGAACGGCGATGGCGGCAACCTCGCCAGCAATGCGGTGTCGGCGGCGCTCGCTTATCGCGCGCAGGCGCCGGTGATCGATAGCCTGATGAAAGAACTCGGCTTCGACGGCGGATCGCTCGATGCCTTGGTCAAGGGCGCTGCGGCGCTCGATCCCGTCGCGCAGCCCGCGATCGCGGCGGCACCGCGCGGACGCAAGCCGCGTTCGGACGCGCCGCTCGCGAGCGAAGCCGAAGACAGCGACGCCTGA
- a CDS encoding FAD/NAD(P)-binding protein codes for MRMIEAQLHSPRPRFRTATRVAIVGAGFSGTLLAINLLEQPDVEVLLIERDRHRMGAGVAYSSTETSHLLNVRAGNMSAFADRPDHFCDWLAARGLGCEAAFVTRATYGRYLRETLRAAMEKYGRRLKLVDDEVLDIEEKRGQVTLGLVNGGLIEADRAVLAIGNLPPHDPPAIEGAHLPSHRYIGDPWASAFEDGLDKQAPVLVVGTGLTAIDVILRLVSHGHEGPITALSRRGLRPHRHIDGLPRPKPVLAKPAPDLSELVGWARDEAKDRDWRLVVDSIRPITQMMWSAADAEKRARFLRHLRPFWDVHRHRLAPEVADRIDALIASGQLHFRAGKIAQVAVESDALAVAWLPRGEAEPVTTRAARVINCTGPQGDLLRSSDPLVKRLLGARRIRPDALRLGLDIDRDGHIVDASGRSSEHILAIGPMTRGDLWEVVAVPDIRNQVSALARRLVNAHWTGGEGL; via the coding sequence ATGAGGATGATCGAAGCGCAGCTTCATTCTCCGCGTCCGCGCTTCCGCACCGCGACCCGCGTCGCGATCGTCGGCGCGGGCTTCTCGGGGACGTTGCTTGCGATCAACCTGCTCGAACAGCCCGACGTCGAAGTGTTGCTGATCGAGCGCGACCGGCACCGCATGGGCGCCGGGGTCGCCTATAGCAGCACCGAAACCTCGCATCTGCTCAACGTCCGCGCGGGCAATATGAGCGCCTTTGCCGACCGTCCCGACCATTTCTGCGATTGGCTGGCGGCGCGCGGGCTCGGCTGCGAGGCGGCATTCGTGACGCGTGCAACCTATGGCCGCTATCTGCGCGAAACGCTGCGCGCGGCGATGGAGAAATATGGCCGGCGACTGAAGCTCGTCGATGACGAGGTGCTCGATATCGAGGAGAAGCGCGGGCAAGTCACGCTGGGGCTCGTCAACGGCGGGCTGATCGAAGCCGACCGCGCGGTGCTCGCGATCGGCAATCTGCCGCCGCACGACCCGCCCGCGATCGAGGGCGCGCATCTGCCGTCGCATCGCTACATCGGCGATCCGTGGGCCAGCGCTTTCGAGGATGGGCTCGACAAACAGGCGCCGGTGCTTGTCGTGGGCACCGGGCTCACTGCGATCGACGTCATCCTCCGTCTCGTTTCGCACGGGCATGAAGGGCCGATCACTGCGCTGTCGCGGCGCGGCCTGCGCCCGCATCGCCATATCGACGGCCTGCCGCGCCCCAAGCCGGTGCTGGCCAAGCCTGCGCCCGATCTTTCCGAACTGGTGGGCTGGGCGCGCGACGAGGCGAAGGATCGCGACTGGCGACTGGTCGTCGATTCGATCCGTCCGATCACACAGATGATGTGGTCCGCCGCCGATGCGGAGAAGCGCGCGCGCTTTCTGCGCCACCTTCGCCCTTTTTGGGATGTTCATCGCCACCGGCTCGCACCCGAGGTCGCCGACCGGATCGATGCGCTGATCGCGTCGGGGCAGCTCCATTTCCGCGCGGGCAAGATCGCGCAAGTCGCGGTCGAATCCGACGCGCTGGCCGTCGCTTGGCTGCCGCGCGGTGAGGCGGAACCGGTAACGACGCGCGCCGCGCGGGTGATCAACTGCACCGGTCCGCAAGGCGATCTTCTGCGTTCGTCGGACCCGCTGGTGAAGCGCCTGCTCGGTGCGCGGCGTATCCGCCCCGATGCGCTCCGCCTGGGGCTCGATATCGACCGCGACGGGCATATCGTCGATGCATCGGGGCGTTCGTCGGAGCATATTCTCGCAATCGGCCCGATGACGCGCGGCGATTTGTGGGAAGTCGTCGCGGTGCCCGATATCCGCAACCAGGTCAGCGCGCTCGCGCGCCGTCTCGTCAACGCGCACTGGACCGGCGGCGAAGGGCTTTAG